The following are encoded together in the Streptomyces tsukubensis genome:
- a CDS encoding aldo/keto reductase has translation MQHINLGDLRVSRIGLGAMGMSHGYTDSGTDEAESVRTLHRALELGVTLIDTAEIYGPYVNEELVGRALKGHRDEVVLATKFGLVSHGGAGAWTLDSSPDNIRSAVEGSLRRLGTDHIDLYYQHRVDPNTPIEETAGAVGELIGEGKVRAFGLSEAGPDTIRRAHAVQPVSAVQSEYSLWTRGLEERVLPVLRELNIGLVPFSPLGHGFLTGTIRSTDEFKEGDFRYGNPRFSGENFQRNLRIADEVQAVAEQAGATPAQVAIAWLLAKGDDIAPIPGTKRVARVEENTAAESLRLTDEQIDRLSSLPPAAGETHPEGARQMLER, from the coding sequence ATGCAGCACATCAACCTGGGCGACCTGCGGGTTTCCCGTATCGGGCTGGGCGCGATGGGCATGTCCCACGGCTACACCGACTCCGGGACCGACGAGGCGGAGTCCGTCCGTACCCTCCATCGCGCCCTGGAACTGGGCGTCACACTCATCGACACCGCCGAGATCTACGGCCCGTACGTCAATGAGGAGCTCGTCGGCCGCGCGCTGAAGGGACACCGCGACGAGGTGGTCCTCGCGACCAAGTTCGGCCTCGTCTCGCACGGCGGCGCCGGAGCGTGGACACTGGATTCGAGCCCGGACAACATCCGTAGCGCCGTCGAGGGATCCCTGCGGCGGCTGGGCACCGACCACATCGACCTGTACTACCAGCACCGCGTCGACCCGAACACCCCGATCGAGGAGACCGCGGGGGCCGTGGGCGAGCTGATCGGTGAGGGGAAGGTCCGCGCGTTCGGTCTCTCGGAAGCGGGACCCGACACCATCCGCCGGGCTCACGCCGTCCAGCCGGTCTCGGCGGTTCAGTCGGAGTACTCGCTCTGGACCCGCGGCCTTGAGGAGCGCGTCCTGCCGGTGCTGCGCGAACTGAACATCGGCCTCGTGCCCTTCTCCCCGCTCGGCCACGGTTTCCTGACCGGCACGATCCGCTCCACCGACGAGTTCAAGGAAGGCGACTTCCGGTACGGCAACCCGCGCTTCTCCGGCGAGAACTTCCAGCGCAATCTGCGTATCGCCGACGAGGTGCAGGCCGTCGCCGAGCAGGCGGGTGCCACTCCGGCACAGGTCGCGATCGCCTGGCTGCTGGCCAAGGGCGACGACATCGCCCCCATCCCCGGCACCAAGCGCGTGGCCCGGGTCGAGGAGAACACCGCCGCCGAAAGCCTCCGGCTGACCGACGAGCAGATCGACAGACTCAGCAGCCTTCCGCCTGCCGCGGGCGAGACCCACCCCGAGGGCGCCCGGCAGATGCTCGAACGCTGA
- a CDS encoding helix-turn-helix transcriptional regulator, which produces MAPEQSSGDELGRFLRARRTQTSPRSAGLTPGPGVRRTPGLRREELATLAGVSIDYYTRMERGKETRPSPAVVDALARALRLDDAEHQHLRDLAVRAARYAHPAPEPSRTVRPHLELLLETVRPNPAYVVSRSMDLLAHNPGGLALYAGIADWPARQRNLARYLFLHPAAREVFGDWENQIRGCVARLRALAGIDPDAPDLTRLVGELLLKSPDFAGLWERYEVTGRKYTTKTFHHPRVGRLTVGFQGMDLEGTPGQRMVVYTAEPGTPDHDAMVLLDMTAPEQQTSSASARSAASTEPVASTKPTGPADATGSTGATGPTGPTGPTGPISEQARERGRRD; this is translated from the coding sequence ATGGCACCGGAACAGAGCAGCGGCGACGAACTGGGGCGTTTCCTGCGCGCCCGCCGTACCCAGACCAGCCCCCGGTCCGCAGGCCTGACGCCTGGCCCCGGCGTACGCCGCACACCCGGACTGCGCCGTGAGGAGCTGGCCACACTCGCCGGGGTCAGCATCGACTACTACACCCGCATGGAGCGCGGCAAGGAGACCAGGCCGAGCCCCGCCGTGGTCGACGCCCTCGCCCGCGCCCTGCGACTCGACGACGCCGAACACCAGCACCTGCGCGACCTGGCCGTCCGCGCCGCCCGCTACGCGCACCCCGCCCCGGAGCCGAGCCGTACGGTCCGTCCCCACCTGGAGCTGCTGCTTGAGACCGTACGGCCCAACCCGGCCTACGTCGTCAGCCGCAGCATGGACCTGCTCGCCCACAACCCCGGTGGCCTCGCCCTGTACGCGGGCATCGCCGACTGGCCGGCCAGACAGCGCAACCTCGCCCGTTACCTCTTCCTGCACCCCGCCGCCCGCGAGGTCTTCGGCGACTGGGAGAACCAGATCCGCGGCTGCGTCGCCCGGCTGCGGGCCCTGGCCGGCATCGACCCCGACGCGCCCGACCTCACCCGGCTCGTTGGCGAACTCCTGCTCAAGAGCCCCGACTTCGCGGGCCTTTGGGAGCGCTACGAGGTTACGGGCCGCAAGTACACCACCAAGACCTTCCACCATCCCCGGGTCGGCAGGCTCACCGTCGGCTTCCAGGGCATGGACCTCGAAGGCACCCCGGGACAGCGCATGGTGGTCTATACGGCAGAACCTGGCACGCCGGACCACGACGCCATGGTTCTTCTCGACATGACCGCACCTGAGCAGCAGACGAGCTCGGCATCGGCCCGATCGGCGGCCTCGACCGAACCGGTCGCCTCGACCAAGCCGACAGGTCCAGCAGACGCGACAGGTTCAACAGGTGCGACAGGGCCAACAGGGCCGACAGGTCCGACAGGTCCGATATCCGAGCAGGCCCGGGAACGCGGACGACGGGACTGA
- a CDS encoding lasso peptide biosynthesis B2 protein: MSTHMVPESGIRLPMRKQVPARTAVAAARLLALLPPRHIRRALNLLRRGARPAGFQDALTARTAVISVSTRCAGGEGCLQRSLATAILCRMAGHWPQWCAGVRTQPLRAHAWVEVEGVPVGEPYPAHYFQLLVHVPEVPSERG, encoded by the coding sequence ATGAGCACGCACATGGTTCCGGAGAGCGGAATCCGCCTGCCCATGCGGAAGCAGGTCCCCGCGCGGACAGCGGTGGCCGCGGCCAGGCTGCTCGCCCTGCTGCCCCCACGCCATATCCGGCGCGCTCTGAACCTGTTGCGGCGCGGTGCCCGTCCCGCCGGTTTCCAGGACGCCCTGACCGCGCGCACGGCCGTGATCTCCGTCAGCACCCGCTGTGCGGGGGGCGAAGGCTGCCTACAGCGTTCCCTGGCCACCGCCATCCTGTGCCGCATGGCGGGACACTGGCCGCAGTGGTGCGCCGGAGTCCGCACGCAGCCACTGCGCGCCCACGCCTGGGTCGAGGTCGAGGGCGTTCCCGTGGGAGAGCCCTATCCCGCGCACTACTTCCAACTGCTGGTACACGTGCCCGAAGTGCCGTCCGAACGCGGCTGA
- a CDS encoding asparagine synthase-related protein yields the protein MKGLSMMRGSWFAVLPDREAAEEAAARLRAWAGQEVRHASGRPWLLGCWEPSEVTTARAGGHAAAVLGRHVLTEAELAARLNTVVTTGDVEHFADEWAGSFHLILSVHRQIRVRGTASATRRVFTVRQKGATIASDRADVLAALSGAAVDVRRVAMRLLSPQVAHPFGEHSLWTGVDYVPADQELVVEPGGRTHLARWWSPPEPVLPMAEGAERVRAALRASLNTCKGAASVLSCDLSGGMDSTSLCFLAVGKPSRLVTVRREAADPGNDDAMWAEAAAGHLSDGHHLTLRDGEIPAWYADVATPADDREEPYKDIRGRAYRRAMARHMANLGAQTHVCGVGGDELFGSSPAYLHDLLRLRPLLTLGRVAAHRATARWPLTTALRALSQRGTFDDWVKGAADGLSAAPRRVQLDWMPRLRLPPWATPEAAELVRGVLHEAARCSWEPLSPSRVQHQTAQHVRTAGMSVRQIDRLMRSTGAGMAAPFLDDQVITAAMSVRLEDRFSATSFKPLLAQAVAAHMPSALLERRTKGDFSFDLHQAMHRRRADLLELTDTLRLGELGLIDAAALRQAVLTPHPRGMTLTPLEATFSCESWLRGLDSRSLHLAHPKGHT from the coding sequence ATGAAGGGACTGAGCATGATGCGGGGTTCATGGTTCGCCGTGCTGCCCGACCGCGAGGCCGCCGAGGAGGCCGCCGCCCGGCTGCGGGCCTGGGCCGGGCAGGAAGTGCGGCACGCCTCAGGGCGGCCGTGGCTGCTGGGCTGCTGGGAGCCGTCCGAAGTGACCACCGCGCGGGCCGGTGGCCACGCGGCCGCGGTTCTCGGCAGGCACGTCCTGACGGAAGCGGAGCTGGCCGCCCGCTTGAACACCGTGGTCACCACGGGCGACGTGGAACACTTCGCGGACGAATGGGCTGGGAGCTTTCACCTCATCCTGTCCGTGCACCGGCAGATCCGGGTACGAGGCACCGCGTCCGCCACGCGCCGAGTATTCACCGTGCGTCAGAAAGGCGCCACGATCGCGTCCGACCGCGCCGACGTACTGGCCGCACTCTCAGGGGCGGCCGTCGACGTGCGTAGGGTGGCGATGCGGCTGCTGAGCCCTCAAGTGGCCCATCCCTTCGGAGAACACTCCCTCTGGACGGGAGTCGACTACGTCCCCGCGGACCAGGAACTCGTCGTCGAGCCGGGCGGCCGAACACACCTCGCACGTTGGTGGTCGCCCCCCGAACCGGTGCTTCCGATGGCAGAGGGCGCCGAACGGGTCCGTGCGGCGCTTCGAGCGTCGCTGAACACCTGCAAGGGTGCCGCCTCCGTCCTGAGCTGCGACCTTTCCGGTGGCATGGACTCCACCAGTCTGTGCTTCCTGGCAGTCGGGAAGCCCTCGCGTCTGGTCACCGTCCGACGGGAGGCGGCGGACCCCGGCAACGACGACGCCATGTGGGCCGAGGCAGCCGCAGGCCACCTGTCCGACGGTCACCACCTCACGCTGCGGGACGGCGAAATCCCCGCCTGGTACGCCGATGTCGCTACCCCCGCCGACGACAGGGAGGAGCCGTACAAGGACATCCGCGGTCGGGCCTACCGGCGCGCGATGGCCCGGCACATGGCCAACCTGGGAGCACAGACCCATGTGTGCGGGGTCGGCGGCGACGAACTGTTCGGTTCCAGTCCCGCCTACCTGCACGACCTGCTACGCCTGCGTCCTCTCCTGACTCTGGGACGCGTGGCCGCCCACCGTGCCACAGCGCGCTGGCCGCTCACGACGGCGCTTCGCGCACTGTCGCAGCGGGGCACCTTCGATGACTGGGTCAAGGGTGCGGCCGACGGTTTGAGTGCCGCTCCACGACGCGTGCAGCTGGACTGGATGCCGCGGCTGCGACTGCCCCCCTGGGCGACGCCCGAGGCGGCGGAGCTGGTGCGGGGCGTCCTGCACGAGGCGGCTCGGTGTTCCTGGGAGCCGCTCTCCCCCTCGCGCGTACAGCACCAGACGGCCCAGCATGTGCGTACGGCAGGCATGAGCGTACGCCAGATCGACCGGCTGATGAGGTCCACCGGGGCCGGCATGGCTGCCCCTTTCCTGGACGACCAGGTGATCACCGCCGCCATGTCGGTACGTCTTGAGGACCGCTTCTCCGCGACCAGCTTCAAGCCCCTGCTCGCCCAGGCGGTAGCTGCCCATATGCCGTCGGCGCTGCTGGAGCGCAGGACGAAGGGCGACTTCAGTTTCGACCTGCACCAGGCGATGCACCGCAGAAGAGCCGATCTGCTCGAACTCACCGACACCCTCCGGCTGGGCGAACTCGGCCTCATCGACGCGGCGGCACTGCGCCAAGCCGTGCTCACACCCCACCCGCGGGGCATGACGCTGACCCCGCTGGAAGCGACGTTCTCCTGCGAGTCGTGGCTGCGCGGCCTCGACAGCCGATCCCTCCACCTGGCACACCCGAAAGGACACACCTGA
- a CDS encoding ROK family transcriptional regulator, producing the protein MPVLRGHNTALVLDLLRVSGETGISRLELAERTGLTPQAVSKITARLRTSGLATEAGRRASTGGKPRTVLRLVPTAAYAVGVHLDRDELRTVLVDLAGTTVRERTAPLDLGAGADAVIEATAGEVELLLGAVPGDRGSVDGGGSADDGAGRPGQPGRLTPGPRGRVLGVGVGVPGPLDHREGVLHRVTGFPDLDGFPLRDALAARLGLPVTVDKDTNAAALGPALGMTDIAGPVFGAGEGTRPGSGPGEGVRPGSGPGEGVRPGSGSSSGSGLRLGPGGGSFAYLHLGTGLGAGLVLGGLLHRGARTGAGEFGHQVIQLDGPLCGCGDRGCVEALCLAAVGRGDPDEAARVLGTAASNLVGLLDIDLVLLGGRTIAAESERYVAGVEAVLARRAGREGAGPAVPVRLAPGGVRGIADGAAQLVLAPVFGRADTAGATGLA; encoded by the coding sequence CTGCCCGTGCTGCGCGGGCACAACACCGCCCTGGTGCTCGACCTCCTCCGCGTCTCCGGTGAGACCGGGATCAGCAGACTCGAACTGGCCGAACGCACCGGGCTCACCCCGCAGGCCGTCAGCAAGATCACCGCTCGGCTGCGCACCTCGGGCCTCGCCACCGAGGCGGGGCGCCGCGCCTCCACAGGGGGGAAGCCCAGGACGGTGCTGCGGCTGGTTCCGACGGCCGCGTACGCGGTCGGTGTCCACCTCGACCGCGATGAACTCAGGACGGTACTCGTCGACCTCGCGGGCACGACCGTGCGCGAACGGACGGCCCCACTCGACCTCGGCGCGGGCGCGGACGCCGTCATCGAGGCGACGGCGGGGGAGGTGGAATTGCTCTTGGGGGCGGTCCCCGGTGACCGGGGATCCGTTGACGGCGGGGGTTCCGCCGATGACGGAGCCGGTCGGCCGGGTCAGCCGGGTCGGCTCACCCCGGGGCCGCGCGGCCGGGTGCTGGGTGTCGGGGTCGGCGTTCCCGGGCCCCTGGACCACCGCGAGGGTGTGCTGCACCGGGTCACCGGCTTCCCCGACCTGGACGGGTTCCCACTGCGGGACGCCCTCGCCGCGCGGCTCGGCCTCCCCGTGACCGTGGACAAGGACACCAACGCGGCGGCACTCGGCCCGGCTCTCGGGATGACGGACATCGCGGGGCCGGTATTCGGGGCGGGGGAGGGGACGCGGCCCGGATCGGGGCCGGGAGAGGGAGTGCGACCCGGATCGGGGCCGGGAGAGGGAGTGCGGCCCGGATCGGGATCAAGCTCAGGGTCGGGGCTGCGACTCGGCCCAGGAGGAGGGTCGTTCGCCTATCTGCACCTCGGTACGGGGCTCGGCGCCGGGCTCGTACTCGGTGGCCTCCTGCACCGGGGTGCACGGACCGGCGCGGGCGAATTCGGCCACCAGGTGATCCAGTTGGACGGGCCGCTCTGCGGGTGCGGTGACCGTGGCTGCGTCGAGGCGCTGTGCCTGGCCGCCGTCGGACGCGGGGATCCCGACGAGGCCGCACGGGTACTGGGCACCGCGGCGTCGAACCTCGTCGGGCTGCTCGACATCGACCTCGTCCTGCTCGGCGGCAGGACCATCGCGGCGGAGAGCGAGCGGTACGTCGCCGGGGTCGAGGCCGTCCTCGCGCGGCGAGCGGGACGCGAGGGAGCGGGGCCCGCCGTGCCGGTCCGGCTCGCCCCCGGCGGCGTCAGGGGAATCGCGGACGGGGCGGCGCAACTCGTACTCGCCCCGGTGTTCGGCAGGGCGGACACGGCGGGGGCGACGGGGCTGGCCTGA
- a CDS encoding RNA polymerase sigma factor — MSACDQPLPEKSPDQRPATGDTLSGASAAPDECHDVRAHFDAVFTQLLPALYRRSRSLSAARDLAEDAVHDTYLKLSARPRSLLGHSHPYAYACRALLSVTRDAWRRERRMVPTGELEAGPTGFEEGPDARLAELMALRLLRSLTERQAQAVILVDIEGHTLDEAARRLGLHRGTVAQLRRRALESLRDKTEAESKDLGPAHRPRG; from the coding sequence ATGAGCGCGTGCGATCAGCCCTTGCCCGAAAAATCCCCAGATCAGCGTCCGGCGACCGGCGACACGCTGTCCGGCGCGTCAGCCGCACCGGATGAGTGCCACGACGTACGGGCTCACTTCGACGCCGTCTTCACTCAACTGCTGCCCGCTCTGTATCGGCGCTCACGCTCCCTTTCCGCTGCCCGCGACCTGGCCGAGGACGCGGTACACGACACCTATCTCAAACTGTCGGCACGTCCACGGTCACTCCTTGGCCACTCCCATCCCTATGCCTACGCGTGCAGGGCTCTGCTGAGCGTGACGAGGGACGCTTGGCGGCGTGAGCGGCGGATGGTGCCGACCGGTGAACTGGAGGCCGGGCCGACCGGGTTCGAGGAAGGCCCGGACGCCCGGCTCGCAGAGCTGATGGCCCTGCGTCTCCTGCGGTCCCTGACCGAGCGGCAGGCGCAGGCCGTGATCCTCGTCGACATCGAGGGCCACACACTGGACGAGGCGGCGCGCCGGCTCGGTCTGCACCGAGGGACCGTTGCGCAGCTGCGTCGGAGGGCGCTGGAGAGCCTGCGGGACAAGACAGAGGCCGAGTCGAAGGACTTGGGCCCCGCACACCGCCCGCGCGGGTAG
- a CDS encoding Gfo/Idh/MocA family oxidoreductase, with protein MTGLTGTDPEPEAGSGSRPPLRVALIGYGLAGSVFHAPLIAATDGLVLDTIVTSNPERREQALAEFPDVRFAGSPDELWADAARIDLVVVATPNKTHVALAKAALGAGLPVVVDKPVAGTATEARELDALARERGLLLSVFQNRRWDNDFRTLHKLLAHGDLGDVYRFESRFERWRPHPKGGWRESGDPAEIGGLLYDLGSHVVDQALTLFGPAASVYAESDVRRAGAEADDDTFIAITHESGVRSHLYVSATTAQLGPRFRVLGSTAGYVKYGLDPQEAALREGRRPAKGGAWGEESPELWGRLGAGESPLSGGGEPVRTLPGDYPAYYAAVAATLRGDGPSPVTALEAAATLDVLEAARRSADEGVTVPLGAEPPARADTRIPTKSPTIEETTT; from the coding sequence ATGACTGGTTTGACTGGTACCGATCCCGAACCCGAGGCCGGCTCCGGCTCGCGCCCCCCGCTCCGGGTCGCCCTCATCGGCTACGGCCTCGCGGGCTCCGTCTTCCACGCGCCGCTCATCGCCGCCACGGACGGGCTGGTGCTCGACACCATCGTCACGTCCAATCCGGAGCGGCGCGAGCAGGCGCTCGCCGAATTCCCCGACGTACGGTTCGCCGGCTCCCCCGACGAGCTGTGGGCCGACGCGGCCCGCATCGACCTCGTGGTCGTCGCCACGCCCAACAAGACGCACGTGGCCCTGGCCAAGGCGGCGCTCGGCGCGGGGCTGCCCGTCGTCGTCGACAAGCCGGTCGCGGGTACCGCCACCGAGGCCCGTGAGCTGGACGCCCTGGCCCGCGAGCGCGGTCTGCTGCTCTCCGTCTTCCAGAACCGCCGCTGGGACAACGACTTCCGCACGCTGCACAAGCTGCTCGCCCACGGTGATCTGGGTGACGTGTACCGCTTCGAGTCCCGTTTCGAACGCTGGCGCCCGCACCCCAAGGGCGGCTGGCGCGAGTCGGGCGACCCGGCGGAGATCGGCGGCCTGCTGTACGACCTCGGCAGCCATGTCGTGGACCAGGCGCTGACACTCTTCGGCCCGGCCGCCTCCGTATACGCGGAGTCCGACGTCCGTCGCGCGGGCGCGGAGGCCGACGACGACACGTTCATCGCGATCACCCACGAGAGCGGCGTCCGTTCCCACCTCTACGTCAGCGCCACCACGGCGCAGCTCGGCCCGCGCTTCAGGGTGCTCGGCTCGACGGCCGGCTATGTGAAGTACGGCCTGGACCCGCAGGAGGCGGCGCTGCGCGAGGGCAGGCGCCCGGCGAAGGGTGGGGCGTGGGGCGAGGAGTCCCCTGAGCTGTGGGGCCGGCTCGGCGCGGGTGAGTCACCCCTCTCCGGCGGGGGCGAGCCGGTACGTACGCTCCCCGGCGACTACCCGGCGTACTACGCCGCCGTCGCCGCGACCCTGCGCGGCGACGGGCCCAGCCCGGTGACCGCGCTGGAGGCGGCGGCCACGCTCGACGTACTCGAAGCGGCGCGCCGCTCGGCCGACGAGGGCGTGACCGTGCCCCTCGGCGCGGAGCCCCCGGCCCGCGCGGACACACGTATCCCCACGAAGTCCCCCACTATCGAGGAGACGACGACATGA
- a CDS encoding heme-degrading domain-containing protein, with product MSGSSGGTSGTKGAGGPDVPELEAQEKRLVLKRFTYENAWALGSLLVELARERRAPVAIDIRRGAQRVFHAALPGSSADNDAWIERKRRVVERYGESSYLVGSRFRAKGTTFEDSSRLDQDRYAAHGGAFPIAVEGAGVVGVVVVSGLPQIEDHALVVAALERFTAQRSVSDAFVSGSSGDGA from the coding sequence ATGAGCGGTTCCAGCGGCGGTACGAGCGGTACGAAGGGCGCGGGCGGCCCCGATGTCCCCGAGCTGGAGGCCCAGGAGAAGCGGCTGGTGCTGAAGCGTTTCACGTACGAGAACGCGTGGGCGCTCGGCAGCCTGCTGGTGGAGCTGGCCCGTGAGCGGCGGGCCCCCGTGGCCATCGACATCCGGCGCGGCGCGCAGCGGGTGTTCCACGCGGCGCTGCCCGGTTCGAGCGCGGACAACGACGCGTGGATCGAACGCAAGCGCCGCGTCGTGGAGCGGTACGGCGAGAGCTCGTACCTCGTCGGCAGCCGTTTCCGCGCGAAGGGCACGACGTTCGAGGACTCCTCCCGCCTCGACCAGGACCGTTACGCGGCGCACGGCGGCGCGTTCCCGATCGCCGTCGAGGGTGCGGGTGTGGTCGGCGTGGTCGTGGTCTCGGGGCTGCCGCAGATCGAGGACCACGCACTCGTCGTAGCGGCGCTTGAACGGTTCACCGCGCAGCGGTCCGTCTCCGACGCGTTCGTCTCGGGCAGTTCGGGCGACGGGGCCTGA
- a CDS encoding aldo/keto reductase, whose translation MRTVTLNNGVEMPVLGFGVYQIPPDQAEQAVTDALAAGYRSLDTAASYGNEEAVGRAIKSSGIAREDLFVTTKLWVSDAGEDQARRGFDTSLRKLGLDYLDLYLIHQPFGDVYGSWRAMESLHRDGLARAIGVSNFHGDRLVDLIDHNAITPAVNQVETHPFHQRAADQELMSERGVQIESWGPFAEGRNHLFTDPVLVAVASAHDKSVAQVVLRWLIQRNVVVIPKSVRPERMAENLDVFDFDLRSDEMAAIAKLDTGESLFFDHRDPAMVSRLGNATLDS comes from the coding sequence ATGCGGACCGTCACCCTCAACAACGGCGTCGAGATGCCCGTACTCGGCTTCGGCGTCTACCAGATCCCGCCCGACCAGGCCGAACAGGCGGTGACCGACGCCCTCGCCGCCGGTTACCGGTCCTTGGACACAGCTGCCTCGTACGGCAATGAAGAGGCCGTGGGCCGTGCGATCAAGAGCAGCGGCATCGCCCGCGAGGACCTCTTCGTCACCACCAAGCTCTGGGTCTCCGACGCCGGTGAGGACCAGGCCAGGCGCGGGTTCGACACCTCGCTGCGCAAGCTCGGCCTCGACTACCTCGACCTGTATCTGATCCACCAGCCCTTCGGCGACGTCTACGGCTCCTGGCGCGCCATGGAGAGCCTGCACCGCGACGGCCTCGCCCGAGCCATCGGCGTCTCGAACTTCCACGGCGACCGGCTCGTTGACCTGATCGACCACAACGCCATCACCCCCGCGGTCAACCAGGTCGAGACCCACCCCTTCCACCAGCGCGCCGCCGACCAGGAACTCATGAGTGAGCGTGGGGTGCAGATCGAGTCGTGGGGCCCCTTCGCGGAGGGCCGCAACCACCTCTTCACCGACCCCGTACTGGTGGCGGTCGCCTCCGCGCACGACAAGTCCGTGGCGCAGGTCGTGCTGCGCTGGCTCATCCAGCGGAACGTCGTCGTGATCCCCAAGTCGGTACGCCCCGAGCGCATGGCGGAGAACCTCGACGTCTTCGACTTCGACCTCAGGTCCGACGAGATGGCGGCCATCGCGAAGCTGGACACCGGGGAGTCACTGTTCTTCGACCACAGGGATCCGGCCATGGTCAGCAGGCTGGGCAACGCCACCTTGGACTCCTGA
- a CDS encoding lasso peptide biosynthesis PqqD family chaperone yields the protein MHLALRSDVSATDGDFDMVLLNECTGRYWYLNATGAFILRLFLDGSERAEVARRAAERFPVSEEKASQDIETLVSSLCTADLVKVKA from the coding sequence ATGCACCTCGCCCTTCGCTCCGACGTCTCCGCGACGGACGGCGACTTCGACATGGTGCTGCTGAACGAGTGCACCGGCCGCTACTGGTATCTGAACGCGACAGGCGCCTTCATCCTGCGGCTCTTCCTGGACGGTTCGGAACGGGCCGAGGTCGCACGGAGGGCGGCCGAGCGGTTCCCGGTGAGCGAGGAGAAGGCATCCCAGGACATCGAGACGCTTGTGTCGTCCCTGTGCACCGCCGACCTCGTCAAGGTGAAGGCATGA
- a CDS encoding fumarylacetoacetate hydrolase family protein produces MKLLRVGTAGSERPALLDAEGVLRDLSGLIGDIDGALLADTTGALARVREAERAGDLPEVDTVGLRYGAPLAGVGKVVCIGLNYHDHAAETGAPAPPEPIIFFKAADTVVGPDDTVLVPRGSTRTDWEVELAVVIGKTARYLDTSEDGLAHVAGYAVANDVSEREFQIERGGTWDKGKNCETFNPLGPWLVTADEVPDPQALALRLWVNGELRQNGTTADQIFPVGEVVRYVSQFMTLYPGDIINTGTPAGVAMGQPEPKPYLRAGDVVELEVEGLGRQRQEFKDA; encoded by the coding sequence ATGAAGTTGCTGCGAGTCGGTACGGCAGGGTCGGAACGGCCCGCGCTGCTCGACGCCGAGGGCGTGCTCCGGGATCTTTCCGGGCTGATCGGCGACATCGACGGGGCGCTTCTCGCCGACACCACCGGGGCCCTCGCCCGCGTACGGGAGGCCGAGCGCGCTGGTGACCTGCCCGAGGTGGACACAGTTGGGCTGCGCTACGGGGCACCTCTGGCCGGCGTGGGGAAGGTCGTGTGCATCGGGCTCAACTACCACGACCACGCCGCCGAGACGGGTGCGCCCGCACCGCCCGAGCCGATCATCTTCTTCAAGGCGGCCGACACCGTCGTGGGCCCCGACGACACGGTGCTCGTGCCGCGCGGCTCGACCAGGACGGACTGGGAGGTGGAGTTGGCCGTCGTCATCGGAAAGACCGCCCGCTACCTCGATACATCGGAGGACGGGCTCGCTCATGTCGCGGGATACGCCGTCGCCAACGACGTCTCGGAGCGCGAGTTCCAGATCGAGCGCGGCGGTACGTGGGACAAGGGCAAGAACTGCGAGACGTTCAACCCGCTCGGCCCCTGGCTGGTCACCGCGGACGAGGTGCCCGACCCGCAGGCGCTTGCCCTGCGCCTGTGGGTCAACGGTGAGCTGCGGCAGAACGGCACCACCGCCGACCAGATCTTCCCCGTCGGCGAAGTGGTCCGCTACGTAAGCCAGTTCATGACCCTCTACCCGGGGGACATCATCAACACCGGTACACCGGCGGGAGTGGCCATGGGCCAGCCGGAGCCCAAGCCCTACCTGCGTGCGGGGGATGTCGTGGAGCTGGAGGTCGAGGGGCTCGGGCGCCAGCGGCAGGAGTTCAAGGACGCTTAG
- a CDS encoding lasso RiPP family leader peptide-containing protein, giving the protein MENTDVYEPPVLVEAGGFMELTLGADKGGVTDFAGWFDIFSDFQG; this is encoded by the coding sequence ATGGAAAACACCGACGTCTACGAACCCCCGGTCCTCGTCGAGGCCGGCGGGTTCATGGAGCTGACCCTGGGCGCGGACAAGGGCGGCGTCACCGACTTCGCCGGATGGTTCGACATCTTCAGCGACTTCCAGGGCTGA